Proteins encoded by one window of Channa argus isolate prfri chromosome 1, Channa argus male v1.0, whole genome shotgun sequence:
- the bzw2 gene encoding eIF5-mimic protein 1 has protein sequence MNTGKQQKPVLTGQRFKTRKRDEKEKFEPTVFRDTIVAGLNEAGSDLDAVAKFLDVSGSRLDYRRYADTLFDILIAGSMLAPGGTRIDEGDKTKVTTYCVFTTEESHAALRLYGQVFSKLIRRYKYLEKAFEEEIKKLLLFLKAFSDSEQTKLAVLTGILLANSTLPPPIITSLFNDSVVKEGISASFAVKMFKAWIAEKDSNSVSSSLRKANMDKRLLELFPANKQNVEHFSKYFNEAGLKELSEFLRMQQSLGTRKELQKEMQERLSQQCSISEMVVYVKEEMKRNELQESAVIGLLWTCLMNAVEWNKKEELVTEQALKHLKHYAPLLAVFSTSGQSELVLLLKIQEYCYDNIHFMKSFSKIVVLFYKADVLSEQAILKWYKDAHSAKGKSVFLEQMKQFVEWLQNAEEGNKNVTSLISLHF, from the exons ATGAAAAGGAGAAGTTTGAGCCAACTGTTTTTCGAGACACGATTGTTGCAGGCCTTAATGAAGCAGGTAGTGACCTGGATGCTGTAGCCAAGTTTCTGGATGTCTCAGGGTCACGACTGGACTACAGACGCTATGCTGACACTCTCTTCGACATCCTCATTGCAGGAAGTATGCTTG CTCCTGGAGGTACTCGTATCGATGAGGGTGACAAGACCAAGGTGACAACCTACTGTGTGTTTACCACAGAGGAAAGCCATGCCGCTTTACGCCTATATGGTCAG GTTTTCAGTAAACTCATCAGGAGATACAAATATCTAGAGAAGGCCTTTGAGGAGGAAATTAAAAAG CTGCTGCTCTTCCTGAAGGCCTTCAGTGACTCGGAGCAGACTAAGCTAGCTGTGCTGACTGGCATCCTGCTTGCCAACAGCACACTTCCACCTCCCATCATCACCAGTCTTTTCAATGACAGTGTGGTCAAAGAAG gGATCTCTGCATCATTTGCTGTGAAGATGTTCAAAGCATGGATTGCAGAGAAAGATTCCAATTCAGTATCCTCATCCTTGAGGAAGGCAAACATGGATAAAAGACTTctg GAGCTGTTTCCTGCCAACAAGCAGAATGTGGAGCATTTCTCTAAGTACTTCAACGAAGCCGGACTCAAAGAGCTCTCTGAATTCCTGCGCATGCAGCAGAGCCTGGGAACCCGCAAAGAGCTGCAGAAAGAAATGCAGGAACGCCTATCCCAGCAGTGCTCCATCAGTGAG ATGGTGGTGTATGTGAAGGAGGAGATGAAGAGGAATGAGCTGCAGGAGTCGGCTGTCATTGGCTTGTTGTGGACCTGCCTAATGAATGCTGTTGAGTGGAACAAGAAGGAGGAGCTGGTCACAGAGCAGGCACTCAAACATCTCAAA CACTATGCTCCTCTGCTCGCAGTCTTCAGCACTAGTGGTCAGTCtgagctggtgctgctgctgaagaTCCAAGAGTACTGCTACGACAACATCCACTTCATGAAGTCATTCTCCAAGATAGTGGTGCTTTTCTACAAAG CGGATGTCCTGAGTGAGCAGGCCATCCTGAAGTGGTACAAAGATGCTCACTCTGCCAAAGGGAAGAGTGTCTTCTTGGAACAGATGAAGCAGTTTGTTGAGTGGCTCCAGAATGCTGAAGAAGgcaataaaaatgttacttccctcatttcacttcatttttaa